Sequence from the [Clostridium] scindens genome:
AACTTCGCCTGGCTTCACGGTAATGTGAGTATCCCACAATTTCTGCGTATCCAGGGAATCTACGCTGACGCCTCGGGTAATGAACGCTCCGCCAGAATCGGCAATCTTCTCCAAAGGCCGCTCAATACCGTCAAATATGTTGTTCAAGATACCGGGAGCAAGCGTAACTGATACTGCGGCACCCGTTGCCTCCACTTCTTCCCCTGGCGTAAGGCCGGAAGTTTCCTCATATACCTGGATTGTTGTCAGATCCTTATCCAGGGAAATGACTTCGCCTACCAGCTTTTCCTTCCCCACATGCACCATCTCTGACATCTTGAATCCAGTCTTGCCTTTCAGATAGATAACGGGGCCATTGATGCCGTAGATCTTTCCAGTCTTTACACTATTCAACTCCCGCACCTCCCTTAAATACGAATTTGTGGTACTCATTGTCTATCGCGCCCTTGAATGCGCGGTCGATCAGAATATTACGCTCATGGATGACTGCGCGCACCCCTCCGATAAAATCCTCTTTGCTTATGGTCAGCGTCATGCCCGTATGTTCCTCCAGATACTCCTTTTTATCGGCATCCGTAGGATTGATATATATAGTCATGGCTTCCCCGCCTGCGAATCTTGCAGCCTTCTCAATGTACGCAACCAGAAGATGCTTATAATCTTCCGTCTTCATATACTCCTGCACCTTTTCGTCAACTTCCTGGAACAGTTCTTTTTTCAGTTCTTTCTGAGTCTTGCTCAATTCCCTCTTAAGTTCCAGCTGGGCCTTGGACATCGCCATATTCAGCTGCTGCCTGGCATTAATGCCTTCTGCTTTTATGCGGGTCTCCGACTGGCGGAGCGCTTCCGCCTTATGCTGCTCGAACACGCCTTCTAAGGCATCTTCATGCTGCTTCATAATGGCATTGCCTTCGGCTCTTGCCTCTTGCATGGCGGCATCCTTAAGATGTTCGATCTTCTGTTCTAACGTCAAGTGTGTCACCTTCTTTTTATTGGAATAGGTTTCCCTTTATAATCATTACAGTTTCAGGCCAATCGCCTCATTTACATATGAAGTGATAAAATCTTTCTTACGTCCGGTTCCGTGCCTGTCAGGAATCTCGATCAGAAGCGGCATGGTACGTTCCAGCTTAATCTCGTCAATCAGATCGGGAAACTCTCTTCCGAACTTCTCGGTAAGCAGAATAATTCCCACCGTCTTATCGTTCATGGCATTTTCAATGGCTTCCCGCAGTTCGTTGCGCTCATGCACCACGACGCCGTCCACTCCAGCCAGCCGCATTCCTGTCAGGGTATCGATATTATCACTGATCAGATACATCTTCATATTACAGTTTACCTAAGATCATGAAGGAGATGATCAGTCCGTACAGACATACACCTTCTGCAAGACCTACAAAGATCAGCGACTTGCCGAGCGCGCTTGAATCTTCGCTGATAGCGCCAAGAGCCGCGCTTGCAGCGCTTGCAACGGCTATACCGCCGCCTACGCAGGACAAACCGGTGGACAGCGCAGCAGCAAGGTAGCCGAATCCTGTAGCATTAGAAGCAGCAGCCTGGGCCGTATCCGCGGCTTTTACCGGGTCGCCGGCGAACATCATGATGGCCGCTATAGCAAAGGCCCCGAAGTAAAAGAAAGCGTTCGCCCCAATGGCACGCTTATACCGCTTCTTCGTCTTCTCCCCAATGAGAAAATAGCCAAATGGAATGATGATGCCAAGCACCAGTGTTGCGATAAGTAAGAGTTTTACCGTTAATGTCATGATTGATATCCTCCTTGTAATTGGATTATAATTTTTCTTTTTTATGATTATTGAATGGCTTGAATTCCCGTCCGCTTCCTTTATAGAACCGGCTGAACATCTCATAGTATTCCAGACGCAGCACCTGTATGCCCACGATCAGGCCTTCCAGTCCGCATACGACAATATTGCCTATGATGACTCCGATCCAGTTCGGGCTTCCATCCTGCGCCCCGGACAGCATCAGCACGACTTCCATGATCGCGGCATGACTGACCGCGAATGCCCCGATACGCACATAGGAAAGGGTATTGGAAAAGTAGCTGAGCATCGTCTCAAACAATTCGAAGAATCCCTGTACCAGGAACATCCCCTTGCCCTCTTCCAGCTTCTTATGGTTACGCGTCACCAGATTGGTGAGCGGCTCTTTAAATAGAAACAGCAGGATGGGGATTCCAAGGAATACCGCCATCATGATATTGCCCGGCACCTTATGCCCCGTCATATAAAGGACTACCGTCAGTACCAGGAATCCATAGAATACAAGTCCGGCGATCCCGTTATTCGAAAACCATATATTTTTCCGTATCATGCGCCCGTATAGCATTGATGGTATGGAACAGCATCACCAGTATATTCAGCGCCATTCCAAAGGCGATCGCCACGATGAATACGGTATTCAGCTGGCCGATGAACGGCAGATTCGTCATTGCATCCACTGGTCTTAGCCATATGGCTGGCAGAACATCTTCAAATCCAAATACGCTTCCAAACATAAACCCAAAAAACGCAGAAAAGATTCCGGCTATGGAAATGATTCCTGCAAGATTCGCTTTTTTGATCAGGTAGACGAGCCCTCCTATGACAAACAGGCACAAGCCCTGGCCAACGTCTCCAAACATAGCCCCGAAGATAAAGGTATACGTCAGGGCTACAAAGACCGTAGGATCCATCTCGTCATGGGCCGGAAGTCCATACATCCGTATAAACATCTCAAAGGGCTTGAAGAACTTAGGGTTCTTAAGCTTTGTGGGCGGATCTCCAAAGAACTTCTCCCGATCCTCTTCCACTACCACGAACACTTTGTCATCATTTTCAGATTCCTTCAGGAACGCGGCCACATCCGCTTCTCCCATCCAGCCGCAGAGGATATAATAGTCCTCCTTATTGTCTCCTTCTTCCAGCCTCGCTGCCATCTTCCTGACATCAAAGTTATTGGAGAGTTCCTCCAGCCGCTTCTGTGCTCCCAGCAGCTTGGAGGCATGGCTTCTCATCAGTTCCTCGATCTCCTTATCTACTGCATCGATCTTCTCATTCGTGCTGTCGATATCCTGCTGCAGGCTTTCGCAAGCCAGCGAGGGTGTCCCGATATATTCGCCGGAAATGGATATCCGCTCAAAGTGAAGGGAATTGAACACGGAATCCACTCTGCTCGCCTCCGCATTCGACACAAAATAGCATCCATAGACAAAATTCTCGTTTCGGATTCCCTCCAGAAATACGGCATTGAGATCCTCAAACAAATATTTCTCCAGCTTCCTATAATAATCAACGCCGATCCGTCCGAACCGTATCTTCATATACCGGTATCTGAGTGCCTTATGAAGATCCAGTTCCAGCGGTCTGAACGGCTCCAATACGTTTAACTTATCCTTTAGTTCATCCCTGCTCTTCTTAAGCAGTTCTTTCTTCTCCTGCAGTTGCAGATATTCATGGTTAATCTCCCGGATCATGGCAATCATCTCGTCCTGGGTCATCATGGAATCCGCCACTGCATCGCTTGGAGGCAGAAGGGCTGCAAACTGTTCTGCCTTGGCCAAGGGCTCCTTGTAAGGATTGACTTCCACAAAAGGCAGCAGATTATCTGTCGTCTTAAGTTCTGTGACCGCGTTTTCGAGCTGCATCTCGTATTTGGACAGATATACGTCGCAGACGCGGTCAATATCCGTCCTGGGTCCGCTGATGCTCAAAAACTTCATCTTTACAATCATTGAATTACACCTCCTAAGTATCCTAACGTTTCTCTTGAAGATAAGCCGTAACGGATACATTCAAGGGCTGTTGTTAGTTTATATATCTCTTCTTCTTTTAAAAATAAGTAGGTATTTATCGTGGCAATAGAATACGGATCGCGCCTGCGGTCAGTAATATACAGATGCATAAGGCATTCCTTATACATCTGCTCCAGAGTCTTTCCTTCCATATGCTGATACTTTTTTGCATAATACGTCTCTTCCAGCTGATGCTCGAATTCCTCCAGCGTCGGAGCCTCTACAAGTCCCTTAAACTCCGCAATGCTTAAGCGGTACTGGATCGGAATGGTCAGGGAATAGATATCCGGAGGCAGCATATGATAATACTTTTTCGCCCGGTAGATCCACTGGACATTCAGAAGGTCGATCTTCGTGCCGTAATCCCTTGTTAAAAGTTCCTTTTCCTTATTCTTCAGAATCTTTTTCTGCTTTCTCCACATGGTGGAAAAATAGTATAAATCCAGAGCCAGATTATAGTCAAATAAAGTGGCCGCATTCGAATCTCTCAGTTTCTTAAGCGGCGCATAGTATTCCGTATCCTTCAGGCTATCCACCAGTTCGTCTATGTTCTTGGACGTGATCATCTTGTCGATGGAAAGTTTTGAATACTTGTCAAAGAATTCCTTTTTATAATCCAGGTCAAAAGGCTTATCATAATGGTTAAATACGATCCGCAGGCAATAGTTGATCAAGTCAATCTCGTACCGTTTCCAGTACACCTTTAAGAACTTCTTCTGCTCCATCCCCGCAAAGCGGAATATCCTTGTGTAGTCATCATACAAGGACTGGTACAGAACCTTCTCCACATGCCTTCTATGATACAGGGAGATGTCCATCTGATTCATATACTCCGCATAGGCAGGCTTTTCTTTCAGATAGTCGATTGCCTCCGGCACGCTTCTTAAATTGGCAATATTCTCAAAATCCTTATCGGTAAGGAGCTTCGCCTGCATAGCCCGGATCTTTGTAACGATCCCGCTGTATGACATTACGTTCCCCATGTTCTACACCTCTATAATATGCTTTAAAATCTCCTGGGCATATGCGCTATGATTCTCTTCATATTCTTTCCTCAGATTGTCAATTGTCGAGCGGTTCTTCTCCCGCTGCTCCTCCAGGATCTGATCCATCTTCGCTTCCGCCTCTGCCCGTATCTCATCCAGCCTCTTCTGCGTCCGGGCCTCCAGATCCTTGTCAAACTGGTCTCTCTTTGCCTGAACCTTCTTCTCGATCTCATACTTCTGGGCTTCCGCATGTTCTACGATTGCTTCCGCCGTATTCTCGATATCAGACAGTTTCTCAATAATAGAGTCCATATGCCCCTCCATTCCTGCTTATTTGCATATATTTATACTTATTCTATAATAATACTCCTATTTATTTAAATTACCATAGTCAATTTTAACAAAAAATCGCCTTTATTACAAACCCTAAACCAGCTCTTTCCCACATTGACTTTTCCCCCTCAAGACGATACACTAGGAGATATGCATAAATGCTTGAAAACAGGAGGTATACACATGCGCCTTAGAAATATTCCCCGCGCGCAGAGCGTTCTTAGCCAATGCGCGGAAGTCATAAAGAACGAGACCGAGCGCAAAGGATCCTGGCAGGAAATATTTGGAAACAGCCATCCGATCCACATTGAGATTGGCATGGGAAAGGGAAAGTTCCTCTTAAGCCTTGCTTCG
This genomic interval carries:
- a CDS encoding V-type ATP synthase subunit E — protein: MTLEQKIEHLKDAAMQEARAEGNAIMKQHEDALEGVFEQHKAEALRQSETRIKAEGINARQQLNMAMSKAQLELKRELSKTQKELKKELFQEVDEKVQEYMKTEDYKHLLVAYIEKAARFAGGEAMTIYINPTDADKKEYLEEHTGMTLTISKEDFIGGVRAVIHERNILIDRAFKGAIDNEYHKFVFKGGAGVE
- a CDS encoding V-type ATP synthase subunit F, with translation MKMYLISDNIDTLTGMRLAGVDGVVVHERNELREAIENAMNDKTVGIILLTEKFGREFPDLIDEIKLERTMPLLIEIPDRHGTGRKKDFITSYVNEAIGLKL
- a CDS encoding ATP synthase subunit C — protein: MTLTVKLLLIATLVLGIIIPFGYFLIGEKTKKRYKRAIGANAFFYFGAFAIAAIMMFAGDPVKAADTAQAAASNATGFGYLAAALSTGLSCVGGGIAVASAASAALGAISEDSSALGKSLIFVGLAEGVCLYGLIISFMILGKL
- a CDS encoding V0D/AC39 family V-type ATPase subunit yields the protein MGNVMSYSGIVTKIRAMQAKLLTDKDFENIANLRSVPEAIDYLKEKPAYAEYMNQMDISLYHRRHVEKVLYQSLYDDYTRIFRFAGMEQKKFLKVYWKRYEIDLINYCLRIVFNHYDKPFDLDYKKEFFDKYSKLSIDKMITSKNIDELVDSLKDTEYYAPLKKLRDSNAATLFDYNLALDLYYFSTMWRKQKKILKNKEKELLTRDYGTKIDLLNVQWIYRAKKYYHMLPPDIYSLTIPIQYRLSIAEFKGLVEAPTLEEFEHQLEETYYAKKYQHMEGKTLEQMYKECLMHLYITDRRRDPYSIATINTYLFLKEEEIYKLTTALECIRYGLSSRETLGYLGGVIQ